A DNA window from Actinomadura luzonensis contains the following coding sequences:
- a CDS encoding acetate--CoA ligase family protein gives MSAPEHVHETDAHGAEVHETDAHGAEVHGAGVHEARAVHVHEHEVKALLREAGVPVPRGVVVARDLPDFRAARELAEPLVLKAFGPGLVHKSEAGAVELGLRAADLPAAAARMRARVPGLAGFLVEEQAAAGVELIVGLVRDPAFGPVLLAGLGGVWTETLRDTALRLCPVSERDARAMLGSLRAAPLLGGGRGRPPVDVAALVELLLTVGGAGGLWERLELGEFELNPVIATGDGVTAVDARYLPTAAPPPSHDLVTADFLPLFEPRAVAVVGASATRPNFGNMFLDFYRAAGVPLVAVHPRAAEVAGVPAVPSLAAADVDYALVAVPAERCAEVVGQAAGVPFVQVMSGGFGEAGRAGLEEELAAAARAAGTRLLGPNCMGVYCPRGRQTFVGGGMGPPGSVALISQSGGLAGEVIKVGERRGLAFSRVVTVGNAADVTPAELLRWLVGDPETRAVGLYLEDPRDGRRLFEALRALDRPVVLLVGGRTGQGRAAAASHTGGLVSDRRVWEAVAEQAGAALVSSQDDLIGALAYLQAHGGRAPGGDGVLVVGPSGGASVLAADAFDAAGVRLDPLPGEVAGELRELGVPASGNPLEVPVGPRGRPGLVPDVVAAILRRRAYRDVVAHVNVQAFFTYGDAPEALRGYARALAAAQEGLPRTRFTLVTRNGECAPPGVEDEVRRIATAAGIPLYRSMEAAAAAVAAGGRHGAA, from the coding sequence GTGAGCGCGCCCGAGCACGTCCACGAGACCGATGCCCACGGGGCCGAGGTCCACGAGACCGATGCCCACGGGGCCGAGGTCCACGGGGCCGGCGTCCACGAGGCCCGCGCGGTCCACGTTCACGAGCACGAAGTGAAGGCGCTGCTGCGTGAGGCCGGGGTGCCGGTGCCGCGCGGCGTGGTGGTCGCGCGCGACCTGCCGGACTTCCGGGCCGCGAGGGAGCTGGCCGAGCCGCTGGTGCTGAAGGCGTTCGGGCCGGGGCTGGTGCACAAGTCGGAGGCCGGGGCGGTGGAGCTCGGGCTGCGCGCGGCGGACCTGCCGGCGGCGGCGGCCCGGATGCGGGCGCGGGTGCCGGGGCTCGCCGGGTTCCTGGTGGAGGAGCAGGCGGCGGCCGGGGTCGAGCTGATCGTGGGCCTGGTGCGGGACCCGGCGTTCGGGCCGGTGCTGCTCGCCGGGCTGGGCGGGGTGTGGACGGAGACGCTGCGCGACACGGCGCTGCGGCTGTGCCCGGTGTCGGAGCGCGACGCCCGGGCCATGCTGGGCTCGCTGCGCGCGGCACCGCTGCTCGGCGGGGGCCGGGGCCGGCCGCCGGTCGACGTGGCGGCGCTGGTCGAGCTGCTGCTGACGGTCGGCGGCGCCGGCGGGCTCTGGGAGCGGCTGGAGCTGGGCGAGTTCGAGCTGAACCCGGTGATCGCGACGGGGGACGGGGTGACGGCGGTCGACGCCCGGTACCTCCCCACGGCCGCGCCGCCCCCCTCTCACGACCTGGTCACGGCCGATTTCCTGCCGCTGTTCGAGCCGCGGGCGGTGGCCGTCGTCGGAGCCTCCGCCACGCGGCCGAACTTCGGGAACATGTTCCTCGACTTCTACCGGGCCGCCGGGGTGCCGCTGGTCGCGGTGCACCCGCGGGCGGCGGAGGTGGCGGGTGTCCCGGCCGTGCCCTCGCTCGCGGCGGCGGACGTGGACTACGCGCTGGTCGCGGTGCCCGCCGAGCGCTGCGCCGAGGTAGTCGGGCAGGCGGCGGGCGTGCCGTTCGTCCAGGTGATGAGCGGCGGGTTCGGCGAGGCGGGCCGCGCCGGGCTGGAGGAGGAGCTGGCCGCCGCCGCCCGCGCGGCCGGGACGCGCCTGCTCGGGCCGAACTGCATGGGCGTCTACTGCCCGCGCGGCCGGCAGACGTTCGTGGGCGGCGGGATGGGACCCCCGGGCTCGGTGGCGCTGATCTCGCAGAGCGGCGGGCTCGCCGGCGAGGTGATCAAGGTCGGGGAGCGGCGCGGCCTGGCGTTCAGCCGGGTCGTCACGGTCGGGAACGCCGCCGACGTCACCCCCGCCGAGCTGCTGCGCTGGCTGGTCGGCGACCCCGAGACGCGGGCCGTGGGCCTGTACCTGGAGGACCCGCGCGACGGGCGGCGGCTCTTCGAGGCGCTGCGCGCGCTGGACCGGCCGGTCGTGCTGCTGGTCGGCGGGCGCACCGGGCAGGGCCGGGCCGCCGCCGCCTCGCACACGGGCGGCCTGGTCAGCGACCGGCGGGTGTGGGAGGCGGTCGCCGAGCAGGCCGGCGCGGCCCTGGTGTCCAGCCAGGACGACCTCATCGGCGCGCTCGCCTACCTCCAGGCGCACGGGGGCCGCGCGCCCGGCGGGGACGGGGTGCTCGTGGTGGGGCCGAGCGGCGGCGCGAGCGTGCTGGCGGCCGACGCGTTCGACGCCGCCGGGGTGCGCCTGGACCCGCTGCCCGGCGAGGTCGCGGGCGAGCTGCGCGAGCTCGGCGTGCCGGCCTCCGGCAACCCGCTGGAGGTGCCGGTGGGCCCGCGCGGGCGGCCGGGGCTGGTGCCGGACGTGGTGGCGGCGATCCTGCGGCGCCGGGCGTACCGGGACGTGGTGGCGCACGTCAATGTGCAGGCGTTCTTCACCTACGGCGACGCGCCCGAGGCCCTGCGCGGCTACGCGCGGGCGCTGGCCGCCGCCCAGGAGGGGCTGCCGCGGACCAGGTTCACGCTGGTCACCAGGAACGGCGAGTGCGCGCCCCCGGGCGTCGAGGACGAGGTC